A stretch of Prinia subflava isolate CZ2003 ecotype Zambia chromosome 14, Cam_Psub_1.2, whole genome shotgun sequence DNA encodes these proteins:
- the LOC134558150 gene encoding SRSF protein kinase 3-like: MEEQGQQEMPSAQCTGGLHPTQEGEVFNTRYQVLHKLGCGTFATVWLCQDMRRKKQVAVKVLRSREGFAETAQDEVAFLRCVSCMKKKDLAGENIVCLLDDFRMIGENGFHSCLVFEVLGPSIRCLMGNYTAQGLPLPFVKKSLQQVLAGLHFLHTCCHIIHADIKPENILLYGCSKRLQRLLMDTLHYDQGTEVRLKGAGGDLGNQLEESDLMSIEVKIADLGSACWTYKPFSKEIQTQPYRALEVLLGLDYGTPADIWSTACLAFEMATGECLFDPQPGKYFSRDDDHVARIIELLGRIPPPIVFSWNKSTKFFSRPGALLRLSRLFPRSLPGILADRHGWTPREAAAFAAFLLPALHYAPERRASAAQSLRHAWIAAP; the protein is encoded by the exons atggaggagcaggggcagcaggagatgcCATCAGCCCAGTGCACAG GAGGCCTCCACCCCACGCAGGAGGGAGAGGTGTTCAACACGCGATACCAGGTGCTGCACAAGCTGGGATGTGGCACTTTTGCCACTgtctggctgtgccaggacatGAG GAGGAAGAAACAGGTAGCTGTGAAGGTTCTGAGAAGCAGGGAGGGCTTTGCTGAGACTGCCCAGGACGAGGTTGCTTTCCTCCGCTGT GTAAGCTgcatgaagaagaaggatctGGCAGGAGAAAACATCGTCTGTTTGTTAGACGACTTCAGAATGATTGGAGAGAATGGTTTCC ATTCCTGCCTAGTATTTGAGGTGCTAGGTCCCTCCATTCGATGTCTGATGGGAAACTACACAGCCCAGGGCCTACCCTTGCCTTTTGTGAAAAAGTCTTTACAGCAG gtgctggcagggctgcactTCCTGCACACGTGCTGCCACATCATCCATGCAGACATCAAACCGGAGAACATCCTGCTCTATGGATGCAGCAAAAGGCTCCAAAGGCTTCTCATGGATACACTCCACTACGACCAGGGAACAGAAGTGAGGCTAAAGGGAGCAG GAGGTGATCTTGGCAATCAGTTGGAAGAATCTGATTTAATGAGCATAGAGGTGAAAATTGCAGATCTAGGAAGCGCATGCTGGACA TACAAGCCTTTTTCCAAGGAGATACAGACCCAGCCATACCGTGCCCTGGAAGTGCTTCTTGGATTAGACTACGGCACTCCCGCGGATATCTGGAGTACAGCCTGCCTG GCATTTGAAATGGCAACTGGGGAGTGTCTGTTTGATCCTCAACCTGGGAAATACTTCTCCAGAGATGATG ATCATGTTGCTCGTATTATTGAACTCTTGGGAAGAATTCCTCCTCCAATTGTTTTCTCATGGAACAAGTCAACAAAATTTTTCAGCAGGCCAG GCGCGCTCCTGCGGCTGTCCCGGCTCTTCCCCCGTAGCCTCCCCGGCATCCTGGCGGACCGGCACGGCTGGACCCCGCGGGAAGCGGCCGCCTTCGCCGCCTTCCTGCTGCCCGCGCTGCACTACGCGCCCGAGCGCCGCGCCAGCGCCGCGCAGAGCCTGCGGCACGCCTGGATCGCCGCGCCGTGA